The Lichenihabitans psoromatis genomic interval GCGCCCGCTTCGCCAAGTGGCGCGCCGTCATCGCGCTCGGGGACTGCCTGCCGACCCAAGCCTGTATCGAGACCAATGCGCACGCTTTGGCCCGCTATGCGGCCCTATGCCAGGAAGCCGGTCTGGTCCCGATCGTCGAGCCGGAGGTGCTGATGGCCGGCGATCACACGATGGAGCAGTGCCGCGCCACGACCGAGCAGGTTCTGCTCAACGTGTTTGAACAACTTCACCTGCAAGGCGTGGTGCTGGAAGGCTTGATCCTCAAACCCAACATGATCCTTCCCGGCTTGACTTGTCCGCAGCAGGACGCCGTGGAAGAGGTGGCCGACGCGACGGTGCGCTGCCTGTTGCACGCCGTCCCGGCCGCCGTTCCGGGCATTGCCTTCCTGTCGGGCGGCCAGTCCGCGAAACTCGCATCGGCGCGCCTCAACGCGATGAACAGCCGTTCCAAACCACGGGCGGCGCCGCTGCCTTGGGCCCTGGCCTTTTCCTACGCCCGCGCCATCCAGCAGCCGGCCCTGGAGATCTGGCGCGGCAGGCAGTCGAACGTGGTCGCGGCGCAGCGCGCTTTGCACCATCGGGCGCAATGCAACGTGGCGGCACGCCGTGGCGCCTATCGTGAAGCAATGGAAAGCATGTGATACAGGCTCGGTTCTAAGCTCAAGCGACCGAGGTGTGGGGAGGCCGCGGGGGCTCTGAGTCGATCCGGCGGGTCGCGGTGCGATTGGGGAGAATC includes:
- a CDS encoding class I fructose-bisphosphate aldolase, with the translated sequence MRIQELADTARALVADHKGLLAMDESNGTCNKRFAKQCIPQTEEARRAYRELIVTTPHLGECISGVILYDETIRQSKKDGSPFIEVIREAGIIPGIKVDIGAKDLAGHPGEKITEGLDGLRDRLKAYFAMGARFAKWRAVIALGDCLPTQACIETNAHALARYAALCQEAGLVPIVEPEVLMAGDHTMEQCRATTEQVLLNVFEQLHLQGVVLEGLILKPNMILPGLTCPQQDAVEEVADATVRCLLHAVPAAVPGIAFLSGGQSAKLASARLNAMNSRSKPRAAPLPWALAFSYARAIQQPALEIWRGRQSNVVAAQRALHHRAQCNVAARRGAYREAMESM